The genomic segment GAGGTCGACGCCTCCCGCCGGGTGCCCGGGGTGCGCACCGCCGCGGTGGTGGACGCCGACCCGGACGCGCCGACACCGTGGCTCGCCTCGGTGTTCGTGTGCGGCCCGGCCCTCGCCGAGGTGCTCGCCGACGGCGGGCCGCTGCCGGTCGACTCGACGGTACGGCTGGCGTCCGGGCTGGCCGCCGCGCTGGTGGAGATCCACCAGGCCGGGCTGGTGCACCGGGACCTGAAGCCGTCCAACGTGCTGCTCGCCGCGGACGGGCCCCGGGTGATCGACTTCGGCGTCGCCCGTTCCGCCGAACATCCGGCCGGCGCGGAGCTGACCCGGGCCGGCTGGCTGGTCGGGTCGCCCGGCTTCATGTCGCCCGAGCAGGCGCTCGGCCAGCCGGTGACCGCCGCGAGCGACGTGTTCAGCCTCGGCGTGCTGCTCGTCGCTGCGGCAACCGGGGGCGCGCCGTTCGACGGCCCGTCGGCGCCGCAGACCCTCTACAACGTGGTCTACGCTGACCCCGACCTGGGCCCGCTGCCCGAGCCGGTCCGCTCGATCGCGGCACGCTGCCTGGCGAAGGACCCGGCCGCGCGGCCCACCGCGGGGCAGTTGCTCACCGCGATCGGCGCCCTGCCGCACACCGCCCGGCCCTGGCCGGCCGAGGTGCACCGGCGCATCGACGCCGAGCAGGCCGAGCTGTCCCGGCTGGCCAGCCAGGCCGTGATCGTCCCGGCCGGCGCGGGGACGCAGCCCGGCCGAGGGTCGGCACCGGTACCGCCGGCAGCGACCCGGATCGAGCGCCGCCCGGCGCTTCCGGCGCTCCGGCCGGCCGGCCGTCGCCGGCACACCCGTACCGCGGTGCTCGTGGCGGCGGCCGCGGTGCTCGTCGTCGCGCTGGTCGTCGGGGTCGGCGCCGCGACCTCCTGGTTCCGGCCGGACCGGCCGACGCCGCCGCCCGGCGCGGCGCACAGTCACCGGCCGGCGCCGGCGTCCCCGTCGCCGAGCGACAGCCCGAGTCCGACGGCCAGCCCGACCCCGACGGCTCCGGCCCCGGTCACCGGTGAGATCGACGGGTACGGCGGGGCCTGCGTCGATGTCGCCGGCGGCGCCACCGACGACGGCACCCCGATCCAGCTGCACAGCTGCAACGGCACCCAGGCGCAGCAGTGGACCGTCGGTACCGACGGCACCGTGCAGGCGTTCGGCAAGTGCATGGACGTCACCGACGGCGCGACCGACAACGGCACGCCGGTCCAGCTCTACGGCTGCAACGGCACCCCGGCGCAGCAGTGGCAGGTCGGTACCGGCGGGCAGCTGGTCAACACCAAGTCGGGCCGCTGCCTGGACGCCACCGGGCCGAGCGCCGCGGACGGGACCCGGTTGCAGATCTGGGACTGCACCGGCGCCGACAACCAGCGCTGGAACCTACCCACCTGACGCCGTAGCCGCACCCGCGCACCAACCGAGCGTGCCCGCGACGTCACCGACCCGGTCGGCGGTCGCCGCGATCCCGCCCGAGCCCG from the Actinocatenispora thailandica genome contains:
- a CDS encoding serine/threonine-protein kinase, with amino-acid sequence MRPLTPADPRRLGPYPLFAELGRGGMGQVLLGSAPDGRLVAVKLVRPDLVADDGFRDRFRREVDASRRVPGVRTAAVVDADPDAPTPWLASVFVCGPALAEVLADGGPLPVDSTVRLASGLAAALVEIHQAGLVHRDLKPSNVLLAADGPRVIDFGVARSAEHPAGAELTRAGWLVGSPGFMSPEQALGQPVTAASDVFSLGVLLVAAATGGAPFDGPSAPQTLYNVVYADPDLGPLPEPVRSIAARCLAKDPAARPTAGQLLTAIGALPHTARPWPAEVHRRIDAEQAELSRLASQAVIVPAGAGTQPGRGSAPVPPAATRIERRPALPALRPAGRRRHTRTAVLVAAAAVLVVALVVGVGAATSWFRPDRPTPPPGAAHSHRPAPASPSPSDSPSPTASPTPTAPAPVTGEIDGYGGACVDVAGGATDDGTPIQLHSCNGTQAQQWTVGTDGTVQAFGKCMDVTDGATDNGTPVQLYGCNGTPAQQWQVGTGGQLVNTKSGRCLDATGPSAADGTRLQIWDCTGADNQRWNLPT